Proteins encoded by one window of Serratia nevei:
- the thiP gene encoding thiamine/thiamine pyrophosphate ABC transporter permease ThiP, which translates to MANRRQPLIPRWLWPGLLAAGVILLVAALAMGSLWRHAPDSDWRGLWQDSYLWHVVRFTFWQALLSALISVLPAVLLARALYRRRFPGRQLLLRLCAMTLVLPVLVAVFGLLSVYGRQGWLATLCGWLGVEYGFSPYGLQGILLAHLFFNLPLATRLLLQALENIPVEQRQLAAQLGMNGWQQFRFVEWPALRRQILPSGALIFMLCFASFATVLSLGGGPQATTIELAIYQALSYDYDLGRAAMLALIQLSCCLGLVLISQRLSQALPVGHTHAQRWRNPEDSRWRRVGDFLLIAAALLLLLPPLLAVIADGANQAVVSVLRQPVLWQALFTSLRIALGAGLLCVALTMMLLWSSRELKLRQHLRGGQALELSGMVILAMPGIVLATGFFLLLSDTIGLPQSPYALVILTNALMAVPYALKVLENPMRDLAERYNPLCLSLDIHGWQRLRLIELRALRRPLAQALAFACVLSIGDFGVVALFGNEHFRTLPFYLYQQIGAYRSNDGAVTALLLLLLCFLLFTLIERLPGRHADA; encoded by the coding sequence ATGGCAAACCGCCGTCAGCCGCTGATCCCCCGCTGGCTCTGGCCGGGGCTGCTGGCCGCCGGCGTGATCCTGCTGGTCGCCGCGCTGGCGATGGGCTCGCTGTGGCGTCACGCGCCGGACAGCGACTGGCGCGGCCTGTGGCAGGACAGCTACCTGTGGCACGTGGTGCGCTTCACCTTTTGGCAGGCGCTGCTGTCGGCGCTGATTTCGGTGCTGCCCGCCGTTCTGCTGGCGCGCGCGCTCTATCGCCGCCGCTTCCCCGGCCGGCAGCTGCTGCTGCGGCTGTGCGCCATGACGCTGGTGCTGCCGGTGCTGGTGGCGGTGTTCGGCCTGCTCAGCGTCTATGGGCGCCAGGGCTGGCTGGCGACGCTGTGCGGCTGGCTGGGCGTCGAGTATGGCTTCTCGCCCTACGGCCTGCAGGGCATTCTGCTGGCGCACCTGTTCTTTAACCTGCCGCTGGCCACCCGCCTGTTGCTGCAGGCGCTGGAGAATATCCCAGTGGAGCAGCGCCAGTTGGCCGCCCAGCTGGGCATGAATGGCTGGCAGCAGTTCCGCTTCGTCGAATGGCCGGCGCTGCGCCGCCAGATCCTGCCGAGCGGCGCGTTGATCTTCATGCTGTGCTTCGCCAGCTTCGCCACCGTGCTGTCGCTGGGCGGCGGGCCGCAGGCCACCACCATCGAACTGGCGATCTATCAGGCGCTGAGTTACGACTACGATCTGGGCCGCGCCGCCATGCTGGCACTGATCCAGTTAAGCTGTTGTCTGGGGCTGGTGTTGATCAGCCAGCGGCTGAGCCAGGCGCTGCCGGTGGGCCATACCCACGCCCAGCGCTGGCGCAACCCGGAAGACAGCCGGTGGCGGCGCGTCGGCGATTTTCTGCTGATCGCCGCCGCGCTGCTGCTGCTGCTGCCGCCTCTGCTGGCGGTGATCGCCGACGGCGCCAATCAGGCCGTCGTCAGCGTGCTGCGCCAGCCGGTGCTGTGGCAGGCGCTGTTCACGTCGCTGCGCATCGCCCTCGGCGCCGGGCTGTTGTGCGTGGCGCTCACGATGATGCTGCTGTGGAGCAGCCGCGAGCTGAAGCTGCGGCAGCACCTGCGCGGCGGCCAGGCGCTGGAGCTGAGCGGCATGGTGATCCTGGCGATGCCGGGCATCGTGCTGGCCACCGGCTTCTTCCTGCTGCTGAGCGATACGATCGGGCTGCCGCAGTCGCCCTATGCGCTGGTGATCCTCACCAATGCGCTGATGGCGGTGCCCTATGCGCTGAAGGTGTTGGAGAACCCGATGCGCGACCTCGCCGAACGTTACAACCCGCTGTGCCTGTCGCTGGATATCCACGGCTGGCAACGGCTGCGGCTGATCGAACTGCGCGCGCTGCGCCGCCCGCTGGCGCAGGCGCTGGCCTTCGCCTGCGTGCTGTCGATCGGCGATTTCGGCGTGGTCGCCTTGTTTGGCAACGAGCATTTCCGTACCCTGCCTTTTTACCTGTATCAGCAGATTGGCGCCTACCGCAGCAACGACGGGGCGGTGACCGCGCTGCTGTTGCTGCTGTTGTGTTTCCTGCTGTTTACCCTGATCGAACGCTTACCGGGGCGCCATGCTGACGCTTGA
- the thiB gene encoding thiamine ABC transporter substrate binding subunit gives MVKTYLPCLLLLCAAPVFAKPTLTVYTYDSFAADWGPGPAVKKAFEAECDCELKFVALEDGVSLLNRLRMEGKNSAADVVLGLDNNLLQAAQQTGLFAPSGVDTAKLTVPGGWQDATFVPYDYGYFAFVYNKEKLKNPPKSLQELVSSDRNWKVIYEDPRTSTPGLGLLLWMQKVYGDKAPAAWQQLANKTVTVTKGWSEAYGLFLKGEGDLVLSYTTSPAYHLIEEKKDLYAAATFSEGHYLQVEVAGKLKAAKQPELAERFMQFMVTPAFQNTIPTGNWMYPVINTPLPVGFEQMNVPHTALQYSAEEVAKQRGGWIRAWQTAVSR, from the coding sequence GTGGTCAAAACATATCTGCCCTGCTTATTGCTACTGTGTGCCGCGCCGGTGTTCGCCAAGCCGACGCTGACGGTTTACACCTACGATTCCTTCGCCGCCGACTGGGGCCCAGGCCCGGCGGTAAAAAAAGCCTTCGAAGCCGAGTGCGACTGTGAACTGAAGTTCGTCGCGCTGGAAGACGGCGTCTCGCTGCTGAACCGCCTGCGCATGGAAGGCAAGAACAGCGCCGCCGACGTGGTGCTGGGGTTGGACAACAACCTGTTGCAGGCGGCGCAGCAAACCGGCCTGTTCGCGCCGAGCGGCGTCGACACCGCCAAACTGACGGTGCCGGGCGGCTGGCAGGACGCGACCTTCGTGCCATACGACTACGGGTATTTCGCCTTCGTCTACAACAAAGAAAAACTGAAGAACCCGCCAAAAAGCCTGCAGGAGCTGGTCAGCAGCGATCGCAACTGGAAAGTGATCTACGAAGATCCGCGCACCAGCACGCCGGGCCTCGGCCTGCTGCTGTGGATGCAAAAAGTGTATGGCGACAAGGCGCCGGCCGCCTGGCAGCAGTTGGCGAATAAGACCGTCACCGTCACCAAAGGCTGGAGCGAAGCCTACGGCCTGTTCCTGAAAGGCGAAGGCGATCTGGTGCTCAGCTACACCACCTCTCCCGCCTATCACCTGATCGAAGAGAAAAAAGATCTCTACGCCGCCGCCACGTTCAGCGAAGGGCACTACCTGCAGGTGGAAGTGGCGGGCAAGCTGAAGGCCGCCAAACAGCCTGAGCTGGCGGAGCGCTTCATGCAGTTCATGGTGACGCCGGCCTTCCAGAACACCATCCCGACCGGCAACTGGATGTACCCGGTGATCAACACCCCACTGCCCGTCGGCTTTGAGCAGATGAACGTGCCGCATACCGCGTTGCAATACAGCGCCGAAGAGGTGGCCAAACAACGCGGCGGTTGGATCCGGGCATGGCAAACCGCCGTCAGCCGCTGA
- the sgrR gene encoding HTH-type transcriptional regulator SgrR: MSTSRLQQQFIRLWQRCHGETTDTTLQALAEVLSCSRRHVRSLLSAMQREGWLTWQAESGRGKRSRLTFHYTGLALQQQRAEELLEQDRIDQLVQLVGDKNVVRQMLLSQLGRSFRQGKHILRVLYYRQLYNLLPGSALRRSETHLARQIFNGLTRINEENGELESDLSHHWQALTPLHWRFYLRPAIHFHHGRELEMADVITSLSRLTSQPLFSHIESVTSPTPFVIDVQLRSPDHWLPWLLGSVQAMILPREWRELPDFARHPVGTGPYRMVRNHPSQMKIHAFDDYFGYRALIDEVNIWVLPEFSEELVHSGVQLQGDETGNSELESRLEEGCYFLLFDQRSPLAADPAIRSWLCELINPISLLSHAGPLYQRYWSPAYGLLPRWHHNRTLAQQPKPAGLTELTMTHFNEHSEFHAIRQAIEPLLAQHGIRLIVQSVDYATWHQGDARSDLWLGSANFYLPLEFSLFATLYELPLMQHCMNEDLAQDAALWRANRLPLAEFCQRLVSNHQLHPLFHHWLQLHGQRSMRGVRMNTLGWFDFKSAWFAPPEA, encoded by the coding sequence ATGTCTACGTCCCGATTGCAGCAGCAGTTCATCCGCCTGTGGCAGCGTTGCCACGGTGAAACCACTGACACCACGCTGCAGGCGCTGGCGGAGGTGCTGAGCTGTTCGCGGCGCCACGTGCGCTCCCTGCTGAGCGCCATGCAGCGGGAGGGTTGGCTCACCTGGCAGGCGGAGTCGGGGCGCGGCAAGCGTTCGCGGTTAACCTTCCACTACACCGGCCTAGCGCTGCAGCAACAGCGGGCCGAGGAGCTGCTGGAACAGGACCGCATCGATCAGTTGGTGCAGCTGGTGGGCGACAAAAACGTGGTGCGCCAGATGCTGCTGTCGCAGCTGGGGCGCAGCTTCCGCCAGGGTAAACACATCCTGCGGGTGCTCTACTACCGGCAGCTGTACAACCTGCTGCCCGGCTCGGCGCTGCGGCGTTCGGAGACCCATTTGGCGCGCCAGATCTTCAACGGCCTGACGCGCATAAATGAGGAAAACGGGGAACTGGAGTCCGATCTGTCTCACCATTGGCAGGCGCTGACGCCTCTGCACTGGCGGTTTTACCTGCGCCCGGCGATCCATTTTCATCACGGCCGCGAGCTGGAGATGGCAGACGTCATCACTTCCCTTTCGCGACTGACCTCGCAACCGCTGTTCTCGCATATCGAGAGCGTCACCTCGCCGACGCCGTTCGTTATCGACGTGCAGCTGCGCAGCCCCGACCACTGGCTGCCCTGGCTGCTGGGCAGCGTGCAGGCCATGATCCTGCCGCGCGAATGGCGCGAACTGCCGGATTTCGCCCGCCATCCGGTCGGCACCGGCCCCTACCGCATGGTGCGCAACCATCCCAGCCAGATGAAGATCCACGCCTTCGACGACTATTTTGGCTACCGGGCGCTGATCGACGAGGTGAACATCTGGGTGCTGCCGGAGTTTTCCGAAGAGCTGGTGCACTCCGGCGTGCAGCTGCAGGGCGATGAAACCGGCAACAGCGAGCTGGAAAGCCGGCTGGAAGAGGGTTGCTATTTCCTGCTGTTCGATCAGCGTTCTCCGCTGGCCGCCGACCCCGCCATTCGCAGTTGGCTGTGCGAATTGATCAACCCCATTTCGCTGCTGAGCCACGCCGGGCCGCTCTACCAGCGCTATTGGTCGCCGGCGTACGGCCTGCTGCCGCGCTGGCACCACAACCGCACGCTGGCGCAGCAGCCCAAGCCCGCGGGCCTGACCGAACTGACGATGACCCACTTCAATGAACATTCGGAGTTTCACGCCATTCGCCAGGCGATCGAACCGCTGCTGGCGCAGCACGGCATCCGCCTGATCGTGCAAAGCGTGGATTACGCCACCTGGCACCAGGGCGACGCGCGCAGCGATCTGTGGCTCGGCAGCGCCAACTTCTATCTGCCGCTGGAGTTTTCGCTGTTCGCCACGCTGTACGAACTGCCGCTGATGCAGCATTGCATGAACGAAGATCTGGCGCAGGACGCAGCGCTGTGGCGCGCCAACCGTTTGCCGTTGGCCGAGTTCTGCCAGCGTCTGGTCAGCAACCACCAGCTGCACCCGCTGTTCCACCACTGGCTGCAGCTGCACGGCCAGCGCAGCATGCGCGGCGTGCGGATGAACACCCTCGGCTGGTTCGACTTCAAGTCCGCCTGGTTTGCCCCGCCGGAGGCATAA
- the sgrT gene encoding glucose uptake inhibitor SgrT gives MKAFLSRQFYQRYFSAVRRQRADWLSVVPEQARLAMLAHLTQWDIKEMTDKQYREHL, from the coding sequence ATGAAAGCTTTCTTATCCAGACAGTTCTATCAACGCTATTTCAGCGCGGTGCGCCGCCAGCGTGCCGACTGGCTGAGCGTGGTGCCCGAACAGGCGCGGCTGGCGATGCTGGCGCACCTGACCCAGTGGGATATCAAAGAGATGACCGATAAGCAGTATCGCGAGCACCTGTAA
- a CDS encoding MFS transporter — MQRLSRLSLRINPIFAAFLLIAFLSGIAGALLTPTLSLFLTSEVKVRPLWVGLFYTANAVAGIVVSFLLAKRSDTRGDRRRLILLCCLMAVGNCLLFAFNRDYLTLITAGVLMAAIANTAMPQIFALAREYADSEAREVVMFSSVMRAQLSLAWVIGPPLSFALALNYGFTVMFLIAAATFAVCVLLVGFMLPSVPRAADGEGLREGASAPIAPASAWRNRDVRWLFIASMLMWTCNTLYIIDMPLYITADLGLPEGLAGGLMGTAAGLEIPAMLLAGYYVKRFGKRNMMLLAVAAGVLFYLGLIVLAAKPALIALQLLNAVFIGIVAGIGMLYFQDLMPGRPGAATTLFTNSISTGVILAGVLQGALVENFGHGSVYWMAALLALAALWMSAKVREV, encoded by the coding sequence ATGCAACGCCTGAGCCGGTTGTCACTGCGCATCAACCCCATCTTTGCCGCATTCCTGCTGATCGCTTTTCTCTCCGGCATCGCCGGCGCGTTGCTGACGCCGACGCTCAGCCTGTTTTTGACCTCCGAGGTCAAGGTGCGGCCGCTGTGGGTCGGCCTGTTTTACACCGCTAACGCCGTGGCCGGCATCGTGGTCAGCTTCCTGCTGGCCAAACGTTCTGACACCCGCGGCGACCGGCGCAGGCTGATCCTGCTGTGCTGCCTGATGGCGGTCGGCAACTGCCTGCTGTTCGCCTTTAACCGCGATTACCTGACGCTGATCACCGCCGGGGTGTTGATGGCGGCGATCGCCAACACCGCCATGCCGCAGATCTTCGCCCTGGCGCGGGAATACGCCGACAGCGAGGCGCGTGAAGTGGTGATGTTCAGCTCGGTGATGCGCGCCCAGCTTTCGCTGGCCTGGGTGATCGGCCCGCCGCTGTCGTTTGCGTTGGCGCTGAACTACGGCTTTACCGTGATGTTCCTGATCGCCGCCGCCACCTTCGCGGTTTGCGTGCTGCTGGTCGGATTCATGCTGCCTTCGGTGCCGCGCGCGGCGGATGGCGAAGGGTTGCGGGAAGGCGCTTCCGCGCCGATTGCGCCCGCCAGTGCCTGGCGCAATCGCGACGTGCGCTGGCTATTCATTGCCTCAATGCTGATGTGGACCTGCAACACCCTGTACATTATCGACATGCCGCTGTATATCACCGCCGATCTCGGCCTGCCGGAAGGGCTGGCCGGGGGGCTGATGGGCACCGCCGCCGGGCTGGAGATACCGGCAATGCTGCTGGCCGGTTATTACGTCAAACGCTTCGGCAAGCGCAACATGATGCTGCTGGCGGTGGCGGCGGGCGTGCTGTTTTATCTCGGGCTGATAGTGCTGGCGGCCAAGCCGGCCCTGATCGCGCTGCAGCTGCTCAACGCGGTGTTTATCGGCATCGTCGCCGGTATCGGCATGCTCTATTTTCAAGATTTGATGCCGGGCCGACCGGGCGCCGCCACCACGCTGTTCACCAACAGTATTTCGACCGGGGTGATCCTGGCCGGGGTGCTGCAGGGGGCGCTGGTGGAGAACTTCGGTCATGGTTCGGTGTATTGGATGGCGGCGCTGTTGGCGCTGGCAGCGCTCTGGATGAGCGCCAAAGTGCGTGAAGTGTGA
- a CDS encoding DASS family sodium-coupled anion symporter — MDKLTPLKPLPSLCALAATLIIWFLIPVPEGVAPNAWQLLALFIGTIIAIIGKAMPIGAVSVIAIALVAVTGVTNPGKPGAALDDALSGFSNQLIWLIGFSIMISLSLNKTGLGARIGYYFISLFGKKTLGIAYALTLAETTLAPVTPSNTARGGGIIHPIMKSIADSFGSKPELNTSGKIGRYLSLVNYNINPVTSAMFITATAPNPLIVSLIAKGTHGSFELSWSMWAVAALVPGLCSLIVMPLVIYLLYPPEVKRTPDAPRFAREKLQALGPVTLPEKITLGVFSLLLVLWAGIPAMIFGPALAVNPTTAALIGLAVLLATGVLSWEDVLKHKGAWDTVVWFSALVMMASFLGKLGLIGWLSQTVGNGIDHMGMSWVGGTILLTLIYLYSHYFFASTTAHVTAMFAAFFAAGIALGAPPALLGLILAFSSSLMMSLTHYGTGTAPIIFGSGYVTLGEWWKAGLVMSVVNLLIWMLIGGAWWKLLGYW; from the coding sequence ATGGATAAACTCACACCGCTCAAACCGCTTCCTTCCCTGTGCGCCCTCGCCGCCACGCTGATTATCTGGTTCCTCATTCCCGTGCCGGAGGGCGTTGCACCCAACGCCTGGCAGTTGCTGGCGCTGTTTATCGGCACCATCATCGCCATCATCGGCAAGGCGATGCCGATCGGCGCGGTCTCGGTGATCGCCATCGCCCTGGTGGCGGTGACCGGCGTCACCAACCCCGGCAAGCCGGGCGCCGCGCTGGACGACGCGCTCAGCGGCTTTTCCAACCAGCTGATCTGGCTGATCGGTTTTTCGATCATGATCTCCCTCAGCCTGAACAAAACCGGGCTGGGCGCGCGCATTGGCTACTACTTCATTTCGCTGTTTGGCAAAAAAACGCTGGGTATCGCCTATGCGCTGACGCTGGCGGAAACCACGCTGGCGCCGGTGACGCCGAGCAACACCGCACGCGGCGGGGGTATCATTCACCCGATCATGAAGTCGATCGCTGACAGCTTCGGTTCCAAACCCGAGCTCAATACCTCCGGTAAAATCGGTCGCTATCTGTCGCTGGTGAACTACAACATCAACCCGGTCACTTCGGCGATGTTTATCACCGCCACCGCGCCTAACCCGCTGATCGTCAGCCTGATTGCCAAAGGCACCCACGGCAGCTTCGAACTGTCCTGGTCGATGTGGGCAGTCGCCGCGCTGGTGCCGGGGCTGTGCTCGCTGATCGTGATGCCGTTGGTTATCTATCTGCTGTATCCGCCGGAGGTGAAGAGGACCCCGGACGCGCCGCGCTTCGCGCGCGAAAAACTGCAGGCGCTGGGGCCAGTGACGCTGCCGGAGAAAATCACCCTCGGGGTGTTCTCGCTGTTGCTGGTGCTGTGGGCCGGCATTCCGGCGATGATCTTCGGCCCGGCGCTGGCGGTCAATCCCACCACCGCGGCGCTGATCGGCCTGGCGGTGCTGTTGGCCACCGGCGTGCTGAGCTGGGAGGATGTGCTCAAGCATAAAGGTGCCTGGGACACCGTGGTGTGGTTCTCGGCGCTGGTGATGATGGCCAGCTTCCTCGGCAAGCTGGGGCTGATCGGCTGGCTGTCGCAAACCGTGGGCAACGGCATCGACCATATGGGCATGAGCTGGGTGGGCGGCACGATCTTGCTGACCCTCATCTATTTGTATTCTCACTATTTCTTCGCCAGTACCACCGCGCACGTGACGGCGATGTTCGCCGCCTTCTTCGCCGCCGGCATCGCGCTCGGCGCGCCGCCGGCGCTGCTGGGCCTGATCCTGGCGTTCTCTTCCTCGCTGATGATGTCGCTGACGCATTACGGCACCGGCACCGCGCCGATCATCTTCGGCTCCGGCTACGTGACGCTGGGGGAATGGTGGAAAGCGGGGCTGGTGATGAGCGTGGTTAACCTGCTGATTTGGATGCTGATCGGCGGGGCGTGGTGGAAGCTGTTGGGCTACTGGTGA
- the leuD gene encoding 3-isopropylmalate dehydratase small subunit: protein MAKFTQHTGLVVPLDAANVDTDAIIPKQFLQKVTRTGFGQHLFNDWRFLDDAGQQPNPEFVLNKPRYKGASILLARENFGCGSSREHAPWALTDYGFKVVIAPSFADIFYGNSFNNQLLPVTLSEQQVDELFNLVGANEGTEFVVDLENQTVNAGGKSYPFEIDSFRRHCMINGLDSIGLTLQHEADISRYEAQQPAFLN from the coding sequence GTGGCTAAATTTACTCAACATACCGGCTTAGTGGTGCCTTTGGATGCGGCCAACGTCGACACCGACGCCATTATTCCCAAGCAGTTTTTGCAGAAGGTGACCCGTACCGGCTTCGGCCAGCACCTGTTCAACGATTGGCGCTTCCTCGACGACGCCGGCCAACAGCCGAACCCGGAGTTCGTGCTGAATAAACCGCGCTATAAAGGCGCGAGCATCCTGCTGGCGCGCGAGAACTTCGGCTGCGGTTCCTCGCGCGAACACGCGCCCTGGGCGCTGACCGATTACGGGTTCAAAGTGGTGATCGCGCCGAGCTTCGCCGATATTTTCTACGGCAACTCGTTCAATAACCAGCTGTTGCCGGTGACGCTGAGCGAGCAGCAGGTGGATGAGCTGTTCAACCTGGTCGGCGCCAACGAAGGGACGGAGTTCGTGGTGGATCTGGAGAACCAGACGGTCAACGCCGGCGGAAAAAGCTATCCGTTCGAAATCGACAGCTTCCGCCGCCACTGCATGATCAACGGGCTGGACAGCATCGGCCTGACGCTGCAGCACGAAGCGGACATCTCCCGCTACGAAGCGCAGCAGCCGGCGTTTCTGAATTAA
- the leuC gene encoding 3-isopropylmalate dehydratase large subunit has translation MAKTLYQKLYDAHVVHEAPNETPLLYIDRHLVHEVTSPQAFDGLRAMGRKVRQPGKTFATMDHNVSTQTKDINASGEMARIQMQELIKNCAEFGVSLYDLNHPFQGIVHVIGPEQGMTLPGMTIVCGDSHTATHGAFGSLAFGIGTSEVEHVLATQTLKQGRAKTMKIEVTGDAAVGITAKDIVLAVIGKTGSAGGTGHVVEFCGKAIEALSMEGRMTLCNMAIEMGAKAGLVAPDDTTFAYLKGRQFAPTGENWEQAVAYWRTLKSDADAQFDTVVTLHAEEIAPQVTWGTNPGQVIAVNQAIPAPESFSDPVERASAEKALAYMDLKPGIKLTDVPIDKVFIGSCTNSRIEDLRAAAAIAKGRKVASGVQAIVVPGSGPVKAQAEAEGLDKIFIEAGFEWRLPGCSMCLAMNNDRLNPGERCASTSNRNFEGRQGRGGRTHLVSPAMAAAAAVAGHFADIRDIH, from the coding sequence ATGGCCAAGACCTTATACCAGAAGCTGTACGACGCCCACGTGGTGCACGAAGCGCCGAACGAAACGCCGTTGCTGTATATCGACCGTCATCTGGTGCACGAAGTCACTTCGCCGCAGGCGTTCGACGGCCTGCGCGCCATGGGCCGCAAGGTGCGCCAACCCGGCAAAACCTTCGCCACCATGGATCACAACGTGTCGACCCAGACCAAAGACATCAACGCCAGCGGCGAAATGGCGCGCATCCAGATGCAGGAGCTGATCAAGAACTGCGCGGAATTCGGCGTTTCGCTGTATGACCTGAACCACCCGTTCCAGGGCATCGTACACGTGATCGGGCCTGAGCAAGGCATGACGCTGCCGGGCATGACCATCGTCTGCGGCGACTCGCACACCGCCACCCACGGCGCTTTCGGCTCGCTGGCGTTCGGCATCGGCACCTCCGAGGTGGAACACGTGCTGGCGACCCAGACCCTGAAGCAGGGCCGCGCCAAGACCATGAAGATTGAAGTCACCGGCGACGCCGCCGTGGGCATCACCGCCAAAGACATCGTGCTGGCGGTGATCGGCAAAACCGGCAGCGCCGGGGGCACCGGCCACGTGGTGGAGTTCTGCGGCAAGGCAATCGAAGCGTTGAGCATGGAAGGCCGCATGACCCTGTGCAACATGGCGATCGAAATGGGCGCCAAGGCCGGGTTGGTCGCGCCGGACGACACCACCTTCGCCTACCTGAAAGGGCGCCAGTTCGCACCAACCGGCGAAAACTGGGAGCAGGCGGTCGCCTATTGGCGCACGCTGAAGTCCGATGCCGACGCCCAATTCGATACCGTGGTGACGCTGCACGCCGAAGAGATCGCGCCGCAGGTCACCTGGGGCACCAACCCCGGCCAGGTGATCGCCGTCAATCAGGCGATCCCGGCGCCGGAATCGTTCAGCGATCCGGTCGAGCGCGCCTCTGCGGAAAAAGCCTTGGCTTACATGGATTTGAAACCGGGCATCAAATTGACCGACGTGCCGATCGATAAAGTGTTCATCGGCTCCTGCACCAACTCACGCATCGAAGATCTGCGCGCGGCGGCGGCGATTGCCAAGGGGCGCAAGGTCGCCAGCGGCGTGCAGGCCATCGTGGTGCCGGGATCCGGCCCGGTGAAGGCCCAGGCGGAAGCCGAAGGGTTGGACAAAATCTTTATCGAAGCCGGTTTCGAATGGCGTTTACCGGGTTGTTCGATGTGCCTGGCGATGAACAACGACCGCCTGAATCCGGGCGAGCGCTGCGCATCCACCAGCAACCGTAACTTCGAAGGGCGTCAGGGCCGCGGTGGGCGTACCCACCTGGTCAGCCCGGCGATGGCCGCCGCGGCCGCCGTCGCCGGTCACTTCGCCGACATCCGTGATATTCACTAA
- the leuB gene encoding 3-isopropylmalate dehydrogenase, translated as MTKTYHIAVLPGDGIGPEVMAQARKVLDAVRQRFDIRITTAEYDVGGIAIDRHGSPLPPATVAGCEQADAILFGSVGGPKWEHLPPAEQPERGALLPLRKHFKLFSNLRPARLYQGLEAFCPLRADIAARGFDILCVRELTGGIYFGQPKGREGQGMQERAFDTEVYHRFEIERIARIAFESARKRRHKVTSIDKANVLQSSILWREVVNQVAKDYPDVSLSHMYIDNATMQLIKDPSQFDVLLCSNLFGDILSDECAMITGSMGMLPSASLNEQGFGLYEPAGGSAPDIAGKGIANPIAQILSATLLLRYSLGADEAADAVERAINQALEQGYRTADLAGDGKAVSTDEMGDIIARFVAQGA; from the coding sequence ATGACGAAGACTTATCACATTGCCGTCTTGCCCGGAGACGGCATCGGCCCGGAAGTAATGGCTCAGGCGCGCAAAGTGTTGGACGCGGTGCGTCAACGCTTTGACATTCGCATCACCACTGCCGAATACGACGTCGGCGGCATCGCCATCGATCGCCACGGCAGCCCGCTGCCGCCGGCGACCGTCGCCGGCTGCGAGCAGGCCGACGCCATCCTGTTCGGATCGGTAGGCGGCCCGAAATGGGAACACCTGCCGCCGGCCGAGCAGCCGGAACGCGGCGCGCTGTTGCCGCTGCGCAAGCACTTCAAGCTGTTCAGCAACCTGCGCCCGGCACGCCTGTATCAAGGGCTGGAGGCATTCTGCCCGCTGCGCGCCGACATCGCCGCCCGCGGCTTCGACATTCTGTGCGTGCGCGAACTGACCGGCGGCATCTACTTCGGCCAGCCGAAGGGCCGCGAAGGCCAGGGCATGCAGGAGCGCGCTTTCGATACCGAGGTGTATCACCGTTTCGAGATTGAACGCATAGCACGCATCGCCTTCGAATCCGCCCGCAAGCGCCGCCACAAGGTGACGTCGATCGACAAGGCCAACGTGCTGCAGAGTTCTATCCTGTGGCGTGAGGTGGTCAATCAGGTCGCCAAGGATTACCCGGACGTGTCGCTGTCGCACATGTATATCGACAACGCCACCATGCAGCTGATCAAGGATCCGTCCCAGTTCGACGTGCTGCTGTGCTCCAATCTGTTCGGCGACATCCTGTCCGACGAATGCGCGATGATCACCGGCTCGATGGGTATGTTGCCGTCCGCCAGCCTGAACGAGCAAGGCTTCGGCCTGTACGAACCGGCGGGCGGTTCCGCGCCGGATATCGCCGGCAAAGGCATCGCCAACCCGATTGCGCAGATCCTGTCCGCCACCCTGCTGCTGCGTTACAGCCTGGGCGCCGATGAAGCGGCCGACGCCGTGGAGCGCGCCATCAACCAGGCGTTGGAACAGGGCTACCGCACCGCCGATCTGGCCGGTGACGGCAAAGCCGTCAGCACCGATGAAATGGGCGACATCATCGCTCGCTTTGTAGCTCAGGGGGCATAA